The Manis javanica isolate MJ-LG chromosome 2, MJ_LKY, whole genome shotgun sequence genome contains a region encoding:
- the LOC108394787 gene encoding torsin-1B isoform X1 gives MPQAVRLGGAGALRLLLASHVVAAFEPISVGIAIGAASALTGYLSYKDLYCRFAECCREEQPLNASALKLDLEKRLFGQHLATEVILKALTGFMNNKNPKKPLTLSLHGWAGTGKNFVSQIVAENLHSKGLKSNFVHLFVSTLHFPHEQQIKLYQEQLQRWIPGNVSACASSVFIFDEMDKLHPGVIDAIKPFLDYYEQVDGVSYRKAIFIFLSNAGGDLITKTALDFWLAGRKREDIQLKDLEPVLSVGVFNNKHSGLWHSGLIDRNLIDYFIPFLPLEYKHVKMCVRAEMRARGSTIDEEIVTRVADEMTFFPKDKKIYSDKGCKSLQARLDFQTLLQEGSEAAGSSVSQ, from the exons ATGCCGCAGGCAGTGCGGCTCGGGGGCGCCGGGGCGCTTAGGCTGCTCCTGGCGTCCCACGTGGTGGCGGCGTTCGAGCCCATCAGCGTGGGCATCGCCATCGGGGCCGCGTCGGCGCTCACCGGCTACCTGTCCTACAAGGACCTGTACTGTCGCTTCGCCGAGTGCTGCCGCGAGGAGCAGCCGCTCAACGCGTCAG CCCTCAAGCTAGATTTGGAGAAGAGGCTGTTTGGGCAGCATCTGGCCACAGAGGTGATTCTCAAGGCCCTGACTGGATTCATGAACAACAAAAATCCCAAGAAACCACTGACTCTTTCCTTACACGGCTGGGCCGGCACAGGCAAGAATTTCGTCAGCCAAATTGTGGCTGAAAATCTTCACTCAAAAGGCCTGAAGAGTAACTTTGTCCACCTGTTTGTATCAACTCTGCACTTTCCTCATGAGCAGCAGATAAAGCTGTACCAG GAACAGTTACAGAGGTGGATTCCAGGTAACGTGAGTGCTTGTGCGAGCTCCGTGTTCATATTTGACGAGATGGATAAATTGCATCCTGGGGTCATCGACGCGATCAAGCCGTTTCTAGACTACTATGAGCAGGTTGATGGGGTGTCTTACCGGAAGGCCATCTTTATCTTTCTCAG CAACGCAGGTGGGGACCTCATAACCAAGACGGCGCTGGACTTCTGGCTGGCGGGAAGAAAGCGCGAGGACATTCAGCTGAAGGACCTGGAGCCTGTGCTCTCTGTCGGAGTCTTCAATAATAAACACA GTGGCCTGTGGCACAGTGGACTGATAGACAGAAACCTCATCGACTACTTTATCCCCTTCCTGCCCTTGGAGTACAAACATGTGAAGATGTGTGTGAGGGCAGAGATGAGGGCCCGTGGTTCCACCATAGACGAAGAGATTGTCACCAGGGTGGCAGATGAAATGACGTTTTTCCCCAAAGATAAGAAAATCTACTCAGACAAGGGCTGCAAGTCTCTGCAGGCAAGGCTGGATTTTCAGACTCTATTGCAAGAAGGGTCGGAGGCAGCTGGGAGCTCTGTAAGCCAGTGA
- the LOC108394787 gene encoding torsin-1B isoform X2, with protein MPQAVRLGGAGALRLLLASHVVAAFEPISVGIAIGAASALTGYLSYKDLYCRFAECCREEQPLNASALKLDLEKRLFGQHLATEVILKALTGFMNNKNPKKPLTLSLHGWAGTGKNFVSQIVAENLHSKGLKSNFVHLFVSTLHFPHEQQIKLYQQRRWGPHNQDGAGLLAGGKKARGHSAEGPGACALCRSLQ; from the exons ATGCCGCAGGCAGTGCGGCTCGGGGGCGCCGGGGCGCTTAGGCTGCTCCTGGCGTCCCACGTGGTGGCGGCGTTCGAGCCCATCAGCGTGGGCATCGCCATCGGGGCCGCGTCGGCGCTCACCGGCTACCTGTCCTACAAGGACCTGTACTGTCGCTTCGCCGAGTGCTGCCGCGAGGAGCAGCCGCTCAACGCGTCAG CCCTCAAGCTAGATTTGGAGAAGAGGCTGTTTGGGCAGCATCTGGCCACAGAGGTGATTCTCAAGGCCCTGACTGGATTCATGAACAACAAAAATCCCAAGAAACCACTGACTCTTTCCTTACACGGCTGGGCCGGCACAGGCAAGAATTTCGTCAGCCAAATTGTGGCTGAAAATCTTCACTCAAAAGGCCTGAAGAGTAACTTTGTCCACCTGTTTGTATCAACTCTGCACTTTCCTCATGAGCAGCAGATAAAGCTGTACCAG CAACGCAGGTGGGGACCTCATAACCAAGACGGCGCTGGACTTCTGGCTGGCGGGAAGAAAGCGCGAGGACATTCAGCTGAAGGACCTGGAGCCTGTGCTCTCTGTCGGAGTCTTCAATAA